In the Flavobacterium sp. J372 genome, one interval contains:
- the cphA gene encoding cyanophycin synthetase has product MKILKLQVLRGANIWSSYRKKLIQMRLDLEELENYPTDKIPGFRERLQAMLPTMIEHECSEGHRGGFFLRVELGTWMGHVIEHIALEIQSLAGMEVGYGRTRSTKETGVYNVVFAYTDEEAGLYAAKAAVKIAEALINDEPYNLDADIEQLKKICHYNCLGPSTLSIVTEAARRGIPHIRVGTDSTIQLGYGAKQMRFQATTTCKTNVMAVELACNKKKTKEILERSSVPVPSGAICSSEEELMAAAEKFGYPLVIKPLNGNQGKGATINITSWDEMLPALAFAQKYSHNVIVEKYISGFDFRMLVVDNKFVAAAKRVPANVKGNGIDSIEKLIARVNKDPKRGNGHENMLTKITVDHDTEGMLAKYGYTLESVPYSGEIVYLKSTANLSTGGHSEDVTDLVHPDNIALAERVARIIGLDICGVDLMAESLDRPITETGGAVIEVNAAPGFRMHLAPTIGKSRNVAAPVVDMLFPDGNTGRIPVIGVTGTNGKTTTTRLLAHIAKNSGFKTGFTTTDGIYIDGKMMEKGDTTGPISAQYILRDPSVEFAVLETARGGMLRSGLGYDQCDVGVITNIKEDHLGLNDIHTLDDLAEVKSIVVKNVRKDGWAILNAEDKYCRRIARELDCNKAYFALNEDDEIVQALIAKGRTVAIFENGYITICEDGNRTRIINVEDVPLTQGGKVKFMIANALTAALAAYKSGFTPMQIAAAMKTFMPGADSTPGRMNLFEFRRFKVMVDYAHNPHGFEAIEDYLKNVSARKKIGVIAGVGDRRDEDIKECAVIAARMFDHVIIRQDKDLRGRTCDDINRLLLDGLKQTNPAITYEMIEDEKEAMHHALNIADEGDFVVELTEAITDVIGVIKEHLAKEEKEAEAHVQSA; this is encoded by the coding sequence ATGAAAATCTTAAAATTGCAGGTGCTTCGCGGGGCGAACATCTGGAGCAGCTACAGGAAGAAACTGATACAAATGCGCCTTGACCTGGAAGAGCTGGAAAACTACCCGACTGATAAGATTCCCGGATTTAGAGAACGCCTGCAGGCTATGCTGCCTACAATGATTGAACATGAATGCAGCGAGGGGCACCGCGGCGGGTTCTTTCTTCGTGTGGAGCTTGGCACCTGGATGGGGCATGTAATTGAGCATATAGCCCTTGAGATACAATCACTTGCCGGTATGGAAGTAGGTTACGGGCGTACGCGCTCTACGAAAGAAACCGGGGTATACAACGTAGTCTTTGCTTATACTGATGAAGAAGCCGGACTTTACGCCGCCAAAGCTGCCGTAAAAATTGCTGAAGCATTGATTAATGATGAGCCGTATAACCTTGATGCAGATATTGAACAGCTAAAGAAGATATGCCACTATAACTGCCTTGGCCCAAGTACACTAAGCATCGTGACTGAAGCTGCAAGGCGCGGCATACCACACATACGCGTCGGGACTGACAGTACCATACAGTTGGGCTACGGCGCTAAGCAAATGCGTTTCCAGGCTACAACTACCTGCAAAACCAACGTAATGGCGGTTGAGCTGGCCTGCAATAAAAAGAAAACCAAGGAGATACTGGAGCGCTCATCTGTTCCTGTACCGTCAGGAGCTATCTGCAGCAGCGAAGAAGAGTTGATGGCAGCCGCTGAGAAATTCGGTTACCCATTGGTAATAAAGCCATTAAATGGCAACCAGGGTAAAGGCGCTACCATCAATATCACAAGTTGGGATGAGATGCTGCCGGCGCTTGCCTTTGCCCAAAAATACAGCCACAATGTAATCGTTGAGAAATACATTTCAGGGTTCGATTTCCGTATGCTGGTGGTTGACAATAAGTTTGTTGCCGCCGCCAAGCGCGTACCTGCCAATGTAAAAGGCAATGGGATCGACTCAATTGAAAAGCTTATCGCAAGGGTAAACAAAGACCCGAAACGCGGCAATGGCCACGAGAACATGCTTACCAAGATCACTGTTGACCACGATACAGAAGGCATGCTTGCTAAATATGGCTATACCCTAGAGTCAGTACCTTATTCAGGTGAAATTGTTTACCTGAAATCTACCGCAAACCTCAGCACCGGCGGGCATAGTGAAGATGTGACCGACCTTGTGCATCCCGATAACATTGCCCTTGCTGAGAGGGTAGCACGCATTATAGGACTTGACATTTGCGGGGTTGACCTGATGGCTGAATCGCTCGACAGGCCGATTACTGAAACCGGCGGGGCCGTGATTGAGGTAAACGCCGCACCGGGCTTCCGCATGCACCTGGCACCGACAATTGGCAAATCGCGCAACGTGGCTGCACCAGTGGTTGATATGCTTTTCCCTGACGGAAATACCGGCCGCATACCTGTTATCGGCGTTACCGGTACCAATGGTAAGACCACCACAACCCGACTGTTGGCGCACATCGCTAAGAATTCAGGCTTTAAAACAGGCTTCACCACTACCGACGGTATCTATATTGACGGTAAGATGATGGAGAAGGGCGACACCACCGGCCCGATTAGCGCCCAATACATTTTGCGAGACCCGTCGGTTGAGTTTGCGGTGTTAGAGACTGCACGTGGCGGTATGCTGCGCTCAGGGCTTGGGTATGACCAGTGTGATGTTGGTGTAATCACAAATATTAAAGAAGACCACCTTGGCCTTAACGATATACACACGCTTGATGACCTTGCCGAAGTGAAAAGCATTGTGGTGAAGAATGTGCGCAAAGATGGCTGGGCGATTTTGAATGCTGAAGATAAATATTGCCGCAGGATTGCCCGTGAGCTCGACTGTAACAAGGCGTATTTCGCGCTTAATGAAGATGACGAGATTGTACAGGCGCTTATTGCCAAAGGCCGCACAGTTGCCATTTTTGAAAACGGTTACATCACGATATGTGAAGATGGCAACCGCACCCGCATTATCAACGTGGAAGATGTGCCGCTTACACAGGGTGGTAAAGTAAAGTTCATGATTGCCAATGCGCTTACTGCTGCGCTGGCGGCCTATAAGAGCGGCTTTACGCCGATGCAGATTGCCGCTGCCATGAAAACCTTTATGCCAGGCGCCGATTCAACTCCGGGCCGTATGAACCTGTTTGAGTTCCGCCGCTTTAAGGTAATGGTTGATTATGCACATAACCCACACGGTTTTGAGGCTATTGAAGATTACCTGAAAAACGTATCGGCCCGTAAGAAGATAGGCGTGATTGCCGGGGTGGGAGACAGGCGCGATGAAGATATTAAAGAATGTGCCGTGATTGCCGCGCGTATGTTTGACCACGTGATCATCCGTCAGGATAAAGACCTTCGCGGCCGCACATGTGATGATATTAACCGCCTGCTGCTTGACGGACTGAAGCAGACGAACCCTGCGATAACCTATGAAATGATTGAAGACGAAAAAGAAGCAATGCATCACGCGCTTAACATAGCTGACGAAGGCGACTTTGTGGTGGAGCTAACCGAAGCGATAACCGATGTTATAGGCGTGATAAAAGAACACCTCGCAAAGGAAGAGAAAGAAGCTGAAGCCCATGTGCAATCGGCTTAA
- a CDS encoding cyanophycinase has protein sequence MAKGKLVIVGGAEDKGEDRQRYDSDIAVDDYYENGILRRIVDESVKKEKSRIEILTTASLEAEELGDDYKKAFARLDANNSDIMNITTREEAYEEKFLKRLKAADIVMVTGGDQMRLTSILGGTPFLSMLHDKYEKEDFVYAGSSAGAASASNNMVFQGTTEASLFKGKVRVTSGLGFINNVIIDTHFVTRGRIGRLLQIIVGNPRLLGIGLEENAALLIHNQKMEAIGPGMVIIVDGRCIKDSNFNDIDDGEAISIENVTLHVMSKYDIYDLKKDKLNIDHRNNDDEK, from the coding sequence ATGGCTAAAGGAAAACTTGTTATTGTTGGCGGGGCTGAAGATAAGGGTGAAGACAGGCAGCGGTATGACAGTGATATTGCCGTTGATGATTACTATGAGAACGGGATTCTGCGGAGGATAGTTGACGAATCGGTTAAAAAGGAAAAGTCAAGGATTGAAATACTGACCACCGCCTCACTTGAAGCGGAAGAGCTTGGCGATGATTATAAAAAAGCTTTTGCAAGGCTTGATGCCAATAACAGTGATATCATGAATATCACTACCCGGGAGGAAGCCTATGAAGAAAAATTCCTGAAACGCCTGAAAGCAGCCGATATCGTGATGGTAACAGGCGGCGACCAGATGCGGCTTACCAGCATTCTTGGCGGCACGCCTTTCCTCAGCATGCTGCACGACAAATATGAGAAGGAAGATTTTGTCTATGCGGGAAGTTCGGCCGGTGCGGCATCAGCATCAAACAATATGGTTTTCCAGGGGACTACTGAAGCATCTCTCTTTAAAGGAAAAGTGCGTGTCACCAGCGGACTTGGCTTTATCAACAATGTAATTATAGATACTCACTTTGTAACCCGGGGGCGCATAGGGCGCCTGCTGCAGATTATTGTAGGTAACCCGCGCCTGCTGGGCATAGGGCTTGAAGAGAATGCTGCATTACTTATTCACAACCAAAAAATGGAAGCCATAGGCCCCGGCATGGTAATTATTGTAGATGGCCGCTGTATTAAAGACTCTAACTTTAACGATATTGATGATGGCGAGGCTATATCAATTGAGAATGTAACGCTGCACGTAATGAGTAAATATGACATTTACGACCTGAAGAAAGACAAGCTGAACATTGACCACCGGAATAATGATGATGAGAAATAG
- a CDS encoding asparagine synthetase B produces MLLRKLYILLILLVTPMLANASMILLPMDESTQQNHLKAYGITYWALDKSYKVSWLLNYRGGSFLLPDADAVRRECQIRGVSFEVLSDGAANAILDEISSPSQNMETVVLEKAPKIAVYTPKGKQPWDDAVTLVLTYAEIPFTPIYDEEVLGDALLLYDWLHLHHEDFTGQYGKFFGAYRNSPWYIEQKRDAEALAAKLGYSKVSEAKLAVATKIRNFVIGGGFMFAMCSATDSFDIALAAEGVDICEPMFDGDPSQPNYQAAIDYGKSFAFKDYILERNPVVYEFSDIDTTQKRSIPPDSDYFTLMEYSAKWDPIPSMLCQNHTQLVKGFMGQTTAFDGEKVKSSVLVMGECKLNGEARYIHGTKGKGMFTYYGGHDPEDYQHRVGDAPTVLDLHPNSPGYRLILNNVLFPAARKKKLKT; encoded by the coding sequence ATGCTTTTACGAAAACTTTATATACTCCTTATACTATTGGTCACCCCGATGCTTGCCAATGCATCGATGATACTGCTGCCGATGGATGAGTCCACACAGCAAAACCACCTTAAGGCTTACGGCATTACCTATTGGGCGCTTGATAAGAGCTACAAAGTAAGCTGGCTGCTCAATTACAGAGGCGGGTCGTTCCTTTTGCCGGATGCTGATGCTGTGCGCCGCGAGTGCCAGATACGCGGGGTGAGCTTTGAGGTACTGAGCGACGGTGCTGCCAATGCTATCCTTGACGAAATAAGTAGTCCGAGCCAAAACATGGAAACGGTAGTGCTTGAAAAAGCGCCAAAGATTGCCGTATATACACCAAAAGGTAAACAGCCATGGGATGATGCTGTGACACTGGTTTTGACCTATGCTGAAATTCCGTTTACACCTATATATGATGAAGAAGTATTGGGCGATGCGCTGCTGTTGTATGACTGGCTGCACCTTCACCATGAAGACTTTACAGGGCAGTATGGTAAGTTCTTTGGGGCGTACCGTAACTCGCCGTGGTACATTGAGCAAAAGCGTGATGCTGAAGCCCTGGCTGCAAAATTGGGTTATAGCAAAGTGAGTGAGGCAAAACTGGCAGTGGCTACTAAGATACGCAACTTCGTTATTGGCGGCGGATTTATGTTTGCCATGTGCAGCGCCACCGACAGTTTTGATATTGCCCTCGCTGCAGAGGGTGTCGACATCTGCGAGCCGATGTTTGACGGAGACCCGAGCCAGCCAAACTACCAGGCGGCTATAGACTATGGTAAATCTTTTGCGTTTAAAGACTATATACTGGAGCGCAATCCTGTAGTTTATGAATTCAGTGATATTGACACTACCCAGAAAAGGAGCATCCCGCCGGATAGTGATTACTTTACCCTGATGGAATATTCGGCTAAATGGGACCCGATACCTTCTATGCTTTGCCAGAACCATACCCAGCTGGTTAAAGGCTTTATGGGCCAGACCACCGCTTTTGATGGGGAAAAGGTAAAATCAAGTGTACTCGTTATGGGTGAGTGCAAGCTGAATGGCGAAGCGCGCTACATACACGGCACCAAAGGCAAAGGAATGTTTACCTACTACGGCGGCCATGACCCTGAGGATTATCAGCACAGGGTAGGAGATGCCCCTACCGTACTCGACCTTCACCCGAACTCACCGGGCTACAGGCTTATCCTCAACAACGTGCTTTTCCCGGCAGCAAGGAAGAAGAAATTGAAAACGTAG
- a CDS encoding SMEK domain-containing protein has product MISSAKYIYYIVETINILRQEIISKNALGFVDENKFLEDFVAEVINITHGFKLSNLNERKANFPGIDIADDQAKVGIQVTATKTSTKVKETIEKVCSNKHKVYETYNNLKIFILTEKQSTYTIKGIDNTKINFNPEIDILDFDDIYKKAMYLPVGKQKDLTDFIYQQAPIVAAQIGIDYYNPSVLKRAVHTIETENWISTDYGAEYIYEHNFGYIPTVTLISKNGTVVLTSPIVDEKYVKIRIASKTFEGKISLS; this is encoded by the coding sequence ATGATTAGCAGCGCAAAATATATTTATTATATTGTAGAAACTATAAATATTTTACGACAAGAAATTATTAGTAAAAATGCACTTGGCTTTGTTGATGAAAATAAATTTCTAGAAGATTTTGTCGCGGAAGTTATAAATATTACGCACGGTTTCAAACTATCAAATCTAAATGAGAGAAAAGCAAATTTCCCAGGTATTGATATTGCAGATGATCAAGCAAAAGTAGGGATACAAGTGACAGCAACAAAAACTAGTACAAAAGTTAAAGAAACCATTGAAAAAGTTTGTAGTAATAAGCATAAGGTTTATGAAACATATAATAATTTAAAAATTTTCATACTTACTGAAAAACAATCAACTTATACGATAAAAGGGATTGATAATACTAAAATTAATTTTAATCCAGAAATAGATATATTGGATTTTGATGACATCTATAAAAAGGCAATGTATTTACCTGTTGGAAAACAAAAGGATTTAACCGATTTTATTTATCAACAAGCACCGATTGTAGCTGCACAAATCGGTATAGATTATTACAATCCGAGTGTTCTAAAAAGAGCCGTACATACAATTGAAACTGAGAATTGGATTTCCACAGACTATGGCGCTGAATACATATATGAACATAATTTTGGTTATATACCCACAGTTACATTAATAAGTAAAAATGGAACGGTAGTTCTAACGAGTCCAATAGTCGATGAAAAATATGTTAAGATAAGAATTGCCAGTAAAACTTTTGAAGGCAAGATATCATTGTCGTAG
- a CDS encoding AraC family transcriptional regulator, translating into MERESIADFYKQKVVQMPPDMKDGVGHFNVFRMEDCISTGTEIRYARRDYYKITLIRGRNVYHYADKSIETNGTTLVFFNPQIPYTWESLSGDTTGYFCIFTASFFTEKMRGSLNDLPMFTLGNKPSYSLNEEQEKDIVSIFEKMHDELHSNYAYKYDLCRSYLNELIHKALKTEPTESLYDHPNANSRITSIFNELLERQFPIETPMQRFTLRSASDFAQNLAIHVNHLNRAVKTTTGKTTTTLIKERLVAEAVALLKHTDWNIAEISNSLGFEEPSHFNNFFRKHTSATPSHFRNV; encoded by the coding sequence ATGGAACGTGAAAGTATAGCCGACTTTTACAAACAGAAGGTAGTACAAATGCCACCCGATATGAAAGACGGCGTGGGGCATTTTAATGTTTTCCGGATGGAAGACTGTATCAGCACAGGTACCGAGATACGCTATGCCCGCCGAGATTACTACAAGATTACGCTTATACGCGGGCGCAATGTATACCACTACGCCGACAAAAGCATTGAGACCAACGGGACTACGCTGGTGTTCTTCAACCCGCAAATACCTTATACATGGGAGTCGCTTTCCGGTGACACCACCGGTTATTTCTGCATTTTTACGGCATCTTTCTTTACTGAGAAAATGCGTGGCAGCCTTAATGACCTGCCGATGTTCACACTGGGCAACAAGCCATCTTACAGCCTGAATGAAGAGCAGGAAAAGGATATAGTTTCTATTTTTGAAAAGATGCATGATGAGCTGCATTCTAATTATGCTTATAAATATGACCTGTGCCGCAGCTACCTCAACGAGCTGATACATAAAGCGCTAAAGACCGAGCCAACGGAAAGCCTGTATGACCACCCGAATGCCAACTCGCGCATTACATCCATTTTCAATGAACTACTGGAGAGGCAGTTCCCTATTGAGACACCTATGCAGCGCTTTACCCTGCGCTCTGCAAGCGACTTTGCTCAAAACCTGGCCATACATGTAAACCACCTGAACCGGGCTGTAAAAACTACGACAGGTAAGACTACTACGACGCTTATTAAAGAACGACTTGTAGCTGAAGCTGTTGCACTGCTTAAGCATACCGACTGGAATATTGCCGAGATAAGCAACAGCCTCGGGTTTGAAGAGCCGTCACATTTCAATAACTTTTTCAGGAAGCATACCAGCGCCACACCGTCACATTTCCGTAATGTTTGA
- a CDS encoding oxidoreductase — protein MGTKKVWFITGASKGFGLEFINQLLAKGDAVAATSRSLSQLQTAANTTHENFLPLEVDLVNEQSVAKAIEATIAKFGRIDNIVNNAGYGLLGTIEELTDAESRQNFEVNVFGSLNVIRQALPHLRAQKSGHIFNISSIGGFVGDFPGFGIYCATKFAVNGFSESLAEEVKDFNINVTIVMPGYFRTNFLESDSLVTPKNVIADYQSTRDSQNFHQNQMNGNQPGDPVKGVSAIIEAAGEANPPLYLFLGSDSVTMAEKKINMLSKEIDKWKALSTSTDF, from the coding sequence ATGGGAACTAAAAAAGTATGGTTTATTACCGGAGCATCAAAAGGCTTTGGCCTTGAATTCATCAATCAGTTACTGGCTAAAGGCGATGCCGTTGCAGCCACATCGCGCAGCTTATCGCAACTGCAAACGGCCGCTAACACAACCCACGAGAATTTCCTTCCGCTGGAAGTTGACCTGGTTAACGAGCAAAGCGTTGCCAAAGCGATTGAAGCTACGATTGCTAAATTCGGGCGTATTGACAATATCGTGAACAATGCCGGCTACGGGCTGCTTGGTACAATTGAAGAGCTTACTGATGCAGAGTCACGCCAGAATTTTGAAGTGAATGTATTCGGGTCGCTGAATGTTATCCGCCAGGCATTGCCGCACTTAAGGGCACAAAAGTCTGGGCACATCTTCAACATCTCATCAATCGGCGGATTTGTGGGCGACTTCCCCGGGTTCGGAATCTATTGCGCCACTAAGTTTGCAGTAAACGGTTTTTCTGAATCGCTGGCAGAAGAAGTGAAAGACTTCAACATCAACGTAACTATCGTGATGCCGGGTTATTTCAGAACAAACTTCCTTGAGAGCGATTCGCTCGTGACACCAAAAAATGTGATTGCCGATTACCAGTCAACCCGCGACTCGCAGAATTTCCATCAAAACCAGATGAACGGCAACCAGCCGGGCGACCCTGTAAAAGGTGTGTCGGCAATTATTGAAGCTGCCGGCGAAGCCAACCCGCCGCTGTATCTTTTCCTAGGAAGTGATTCGGTAACTATGGCCGAAAAGAAAATAAACATGCTTTCGAAAGAAATTGATAAGTGGAAAGCGCTAAGCACCTCAACAGATTTCTAA
- the ffh gene encoding signal recognition particle protein: MFDNLSEKLDKALHILKGHGKITEVNVADTLKEVRRALLDADVNFKIAKEFTTKVKDKAMGENVLTTLQPGQLMVKLVKDELTELMGGDAAGINLSGNPSVILMSGLQGSGKTTFSGKLANYLKTKKNKKPLLVACDIYRPAAINQLHVVGGQVGVEVYSEEGNRNPVEIAQNAIKHAKANGFNVVIVDTAGRLAVDEEMMNEIANVHKAIQPQETLFVVDAMTGQDAVNTAKAFNDRLDFDGVILTKLDGDTRGGAAISIKSVVNKPIKFIGTGEKMEAIDVFYPNRMADRILGMGDVVSLVERAQEQYDEEEARKLQKKIAKNEFGFDDFLNQIQQVKKMGNMKDLVGMIPGAGKALKDVEIEDDAFKHIEAIIHSMTPQERSKPAILDAKRKNRISKGSGTSIQQVNQLLKQFDQMSKMMKMMQGGGGKNLMRMMGGMKGMRP, encoded by the coding sequence ATGTTTGATAATTTAAGCGAAAAGCTCGATAAAGCGTTACATATACTTAAAGGCCACGGTAAGATTACCGAAGTGAATGTGGCCGATACCCTTAAAGAGGTACGCCGCGCGTTGCTTGATGCCGACGTTAACTTTAAGATTGCCAAAGAGTTTACCACAAAGGTAAAAGATAAGGCGATGGGCGAAAACGTACTCACCACGCTACAGCCGGGCCAGCTTATGGTGAAGCTTGTAAAAGACGAGCTTACCGAACTTATGGGTGGTGATGCTGCAGGCATAAACCTTAGCGGCAACCCAAGCGTGATATTGATGTCGGGGCTTCAGGGTTCGGGTAAGACAACGTTCTCGGGCAAGCTTGCCAATTATCTTAAAACTAAGAAGAATAAGAAGCCACTATTGGTAGCGTGTGATATATACCGCCCGGCGGCAATAAACCAGCTTCATGTAGTGGGCGGCCAGGTAGGCGTTGAGGTTTATTCTGAGGAAGGTAACCGTAACCCTGTTGAGATTGCTCAGAATGCAATTAAGCATGCTAAAGCAAACGGCTTCAACGTGGTAATTGTGGATACCGCAGGCCGCCTTGCTGTTGATGAGGAGATGATGAACGAGATTGCTAATGTTCACAAAGCCATTCAGCCACAGGAAACACTTTTTGTAGTGGATGCCATGACAGGGCAGGATGCGGTGAATACCGCAAAAGCTTTCAACGACAGGCTTGATTTTGATGGTGTTATCCTTACCAAGCTTGACGGTGATACACGCGGTGGTGCTGCCATTTCAATTAAATCGGTAGTTAACAAGCCGATCAAGTTCATCGGTACAGGCGAGAAGATGGAAGCGATTGACGTTTTCTATCCTAACCGTATGGCCGACCGTATACTTGGTATGGGTGACGTGGTGTCGCTTGTAGAGAGAGCGCAGGAGCAGTACGACGAAGAAGAAGCACGCAAGCTACAGAAGAAGATCGCGAAGAATGAATTCGGGTTTGATGACTTCCTGAACCAGATACAGCAGGTGAAGAAAATGGGTAACATGAAAGACCTTGTTGGCATGATACCCGGCGCAGGCAAAGCGCTGAAAGATGTAGAGATTGAAGATGATGCCTTTAAGCATATTGAGGCTATAATACACAGTATGACGCCGCAGGAACGCAGCAAGCCTGCAATACTAGACGCGAAGCGCAAAAACAGGATATCTAAAGGCAGCGGAACCTCTATACAGCAGGTAAACCAGTTGCTGAAGCAGTTTGACCAGATGAGCAAAATGATGAAGATGATGCAGGGCGGCGGCGGCAAAAACCTGATGCGGATGATGGGCGGCATGAAAGGCATGAGGCCTTAA
- a CDS encoding DUF6526 family protein, with product MSQQSYKNHIRWYPPHHFVFYPLMLGLIFFSSYKAFSDEAMRTLWVIITILFVCITWLAFMLRQHYALTLQNRLVLAELRYRYLATTGKRLEPLEENLTEGQLFALRFAPDDELEALTQRAIAENLTPDAIKRSIQNWRADLRRV from the coding sequence ATGTCACAGCAGAGTTATAAAAACCACATCCGTTGGTACCCGCCGCATCACTTTGTATTTTATCCGTTAATGCTTGGGCTTATATTTTTTTCATCATATAAAGCATTTTCTGATGAAGCAATGCGGACGTTATGGGTAATAATAACCATACTTTTTGTCTGTATAACATGGCTGGCATTCATGCTTAGGCAGCATTATGCACTTACATTGCAAAACAGGCTGGTGTTGGCTGAGTTGCGTTACCGCTATCTTGCAACCACCGGTAAAAGACTTGAGCCTCTTGAAGAAAATCTTACCGAAGGGCAGTTGTTTGCGCTGCGTTTCGCTCCTGATGATGAACTTGAAGCATTAACTCAGCGTGCCATTGCAGAAAATCTTACGCCTGATGCCATTAAGCGCTCCATACAAAACTGGCGGGCAGACTTAAGGCGCGTTTAA
- a CDS encoding YdeI family protein has translation MEPKFFKTPADFRKWLEKNHETEKELLVGFYKKGTGKQSITWPESVDQALCFGWIDGVRKSGDEESYHLRFTPRRPNSIWSAVNIAKMEKLLAEGLVWPMGKAAYEKRTESKSRVYAFEQKDDPVLPPEMEKRFKKEKAAYKFFMKQAPSYRKVVLHGIISAKKDETKESRFLKLLQASKEGRRL, from the coding sequence ATGGAGCCAAAGTTCTTTAAAACACCTGCCGATTTCAGGAAATGGCTTGAAAAGAACCATGAAACAGAGAAGGAACTGCTTGTGGGCTTCTATAAAAAAGGCACAGGTAAGCAAAGCATTACCTGGCCCGAGAGTGTAGACCAGGCGCTGTGTTTCGGGTGGATTGATGGTGTACGCAAATCGGGTGATGAAGAAAGTTATCATTTACGCTTTACCCCACGCAGGCCCAACAGCATTTGGAGCGCAGTAAACATTGCCAAGATGGAAAAGCTGTTGGCTGAAGGGCTGGTATGGCCAATGGGTAAAGCCGCATACGAAAAACGCACTGAATCAAAATCGCGAGTGTATGCTTTTGAGCAAAAAGATGACCCTGTGCTTCCGCCGGAAATGGAAAAGCGTTTCAAAAAAGAAAAGGCAGCGTATAAATTTTTTATGAAGCAGGCGCCGTCATACCGCAAAGTAGTTTTGCATGGCATTATATCGGCAAAAAAAGACGAAACCAAAGAATCACGGTTTTTAAAGTTGCTGCAGGCCAGTAAAGAGGGGAGAAGGCTGTAG
- a CDS encoding HAD family hydrolase has translation MDIKVIAFDADDTLWVNEPYFQDTEKQFCQLMEEYLPASRVAKELFKTEIENLALYGYGIKGYILSMIETAIRISGETIPAPLISKILDYGKDMLDKPIELIEGVEDVLQSLQGKYKLVVATKGDLKDQHKKLHDSGLGHYFHHIEVMSDKQQEDYQKLVKRLDIRPEEFFMIGNSLKSDVLPVLQIGGHACHIPFHTTWAHEHIDHKIEHANFKQAERITEVASFLS, from the coding sequence ATGGACATAAAAGTAATTGCATTTGATGCAGATGATACCCTATGGGTGAATGAGCCTTATTTTCAGGATACGGAAAAGCAGTTTTGCCAGCTTATGGAAGAATACCTTCCTGCAAGCAGGGTAGCGAAAGAGCTTTTTAAGACCGAAATTGAAAACCTTGCGCTGTATGGCTACGGTATTAAGGGTTACATACTCAGCATGATTGAGACTGCCATACGCATTTCAGGTGAAACCATACCTGCGCCGTTAATCAGCAAGATATTAGACTATGGTAAAGATATGCTCGACAAGCCTATTGAACTGATTGAAGGTGTAGAAGATGTATTGCAGTCATTGCAAGGAAAATATAAATTGGTGGTTGCTACAAAAGGCGATCTTAAAGACCAGCACAAAAAATTGCATGACAGCGGCCTGGGCCATTATTTTCACCACATTGAGGTAATGAGCGATAAGCAGCAGGAAGACTACCAAAAATTGGTAAAGCGCCTCGATATTCGGCCGGAAGAGTTCTTTATGATAGGTAACTCTCTTAAAAGTGATGTGTTGCCGGTTTTGCAGATTGGCGGGCACGCATGCCATATTCCGTTCCACACCACATGGGCGCATGAGCATATAGACCATAAGATTGAACACGCCAACTTTAAGCAGGCAGAGCGGATAACTGAAGTAGCGTCATTTCTTTCGTAA